One Ranitomeya variabilis isolate aRanVar5 chromosome 4, aRanVar5.hap1, whole genome shotgun sequence genomic window, gaatcgaacatgaagaggaagtcatatCAGCTCCAgccctcttcatgttcaatccgtaggaagtcggggacagtgacgccagcgctgattgggcgccgggcaccaTACACCGCATAACAGTCCTGGGACCGCGAGTGCCGTCACTGCTGGAAAGGCATTGGCACGGGAgacgagtataggcttttttattttatcggggccaaacatttagataaagaaggggttgtccttgtaGTGGTCAACCCCTATGAGGACTGgacgatttttttgttttttcctccctttcttcaaagagtcataactttcttatttttaccATAACAAGTTATCAGCCACAGGCTGAGCAGCGCTCCACTGGCGGCTGTCAGAGGATGACTGAATAACACAGCCATCTTTTGCCAGGACTGGAGCAGGCACAGCTCTTGAGCCTGCTCTGCTCATCTGCTCCTGTTGAGTGCCTTAAATATACGATGCTCGTTGTTAAGTGGTTAAAGGGTCAATCCAGACAGAACTGGTACACAATGTTATACCTAGAGCAGGTATATAGGGAGCAGGGAATGGCCCAGGTACTCCATTACCCTCAAACCCTGCAAAAGATTAATTAGTTTAGCTTTGAGGTTTTATATAGAGTATGCAATCTGTTTTATtactggaaaacccttttaaattaTTGAAGCAATACTTACTGGAGGGGCTTTGATGAGCAGGGGCGGAGGAGACTGCCAAGTGAAGTTGACCTTCGATGTAAAGGACACGCTGACAGGTGAAGGAGCCTGTGGGCAGAACAGGAGGAGAAGCCATGAAACCTCTGTCTGAGATTGTGAAGTGAGGACACATTAAAGAAGACGGCAGCATAGCTGGAAAATGGCGAGCTCCTACAGTGTGATAAGACGACATTTATCTATAGCAGCTGCCAGTGCTTCACTTTAAGAGGAGCTCAACCCAGGTCAGAATGACCATCGCCACTAAGGCTGTACTCACTTGATAGGCGTGATCGGAGTGCACGTGGCAAAGGGTGCTGGGGGCCGACAGACTGAGGGGAGATACCAGTGGCAAGTCTATGTTGTTGGCAGCTCCAAGGGACCCAGCACAAAGGAAGGGAGCCGGGGGCCCGATGGTGGTAGGAGAAGTGGGAGTCAGACTGGATAGTCCATCTGTCAGCGTGTCCACATTCACGTCCATCTCGGTGTAGTAGAAGTCTTCTTCACCGTCATTGTGCTCTGGTTCTGCGCGGGGTCTGTGGCACAAACTACAGGTGAGCAGACTGAGAAGAGATTTACTAAATTAATCCGCCCCTTCTTCAACTAAACTAATAAGGAGAGAGGTGTAAGCTGCCATTAGAGACTTCAACTTCTGACTACAGTTCATCTCCCTTAAGAACAATGGGATTAAGTGATCAAATCCAATATTTCCCCTTATATCAGCTGTGGGTGAAAGTATGGGAGACCCCATACTCATTTGAAGATTGGAGAGTCCACTTCATCTTCTTGTAATGTATATGGGGGTCTTTAATGTAATTTAAGGAAAATCTGTGACTTGAGTGTCAGGTGTAATGTAGATACGGTATATCTGCAGATTTCTTGGGAGGGGAATAAATTATTTTGCTGTATATGACATGTAACATCGGACATTGCTAATACACAATCTGTGTAAAAACCTTGTATGGTTTTTAACGTTGCATGATTATCTAGGTTCACGTAGGACATCAAGGGTATTTGTACAAGCTAACAAACAGCTCACCGATGGCTGGTTTGTGTGTTCATGTCCTTTTTCCATACCCTCCAGAATAGATATAACTTAATAGGGTTTGTCGACCTTTATCTGTCCTCTACTTTGGAATATCTGGTTAAGCCCCAGGATAGCCGACGCATTAGCGGGGGCACCCTTTCTTGATTTTTTATTTACCGTAAGTTGCCATTTTCCGCAGTTGGGAGGGTGCACATTGAGTACAAGGTTATAGGGCTAGAGCACCCCACTGACATTCTTACGTGTGTCACTTTTTCACTATAAATGCACTTTATCTACACTTGAATAATTAGGGATTGTGatttcaatattttattatatacctaataaaggttatattttaataagGGTTTTTTATAGGCTAGGGGATAACTTCCCAATCGCGGGGATCCTAACAGATCTCGACTGATCTGTGAATGGAGAAGTGGGCGACCATGCACACCTCTGcttcattcattcttaatgggattgCCGAAGACCAGCCAAAATTTGTACTTGGTCATCGCTAGTGGtcctatagagaatgaatggagtagaGGTGCACATGATTGACAGCTGATGCATTTACACAAGGCTCTCGGAATCAGTGGTCAGATCCTTAATGATAAGAAAGTTATCTCCTATCTGATGGATAAGGGAAAACTTCCAAACATGGTACGACCCCTTCAAGCCTTCACCTGAATGACTAAAAGATTGGCTGCTACGGTTGAGCAGCTGGACAACCTcaatataaaaactgcacccctttatTACACTCACCCCAGATGTTCAGTACGGATATGCTTCTGTATTGCAGCAGATGTGCTGAGAACTTTCTCGCAATTCTTCCAGAGACAGCGGAACATTAGCCTCCCCGAGTTCTGTAGGAACAGAATGTAGATGTCAAGATCATGTGACAGAATCACTATCGACCAATGGAGGAGGTATTAAAGATATATTTGTGCCGTTACCTTCCTCTTCCGGGGAACGGGTTCTCCAAACAAAAAGTGAGTGGTGTCAGAGTCCTCCAGTCCGGCATCGGCACATGCCAAGGAGGGTGCAGCCTGTAGCGGAGGAGACGGCGTGGAAGGGATGGACATGTACAGTTCACAGCTGTTGGAACTGCTCGAGCTTGATGAATTGATGGCGTTCCCCATGCACTGTTCACTCTGACATCCTGTAAATGcatcaggattagtgatgagcaaatatactggttactcgagatttcccgagcatgctctggtgacctccgagtattttttagtgctcggagatttagtttttcttgcagcagctgaatgatttacatctgttagccagcttgagtacatgtggggattccctagcaaccaggcaacccccacatgtacttatgctggctaaccgatgtaaatcattcagctgaggtgaggaaaactaaatctccgagcactaaaaaatactcggaggacccccgagcgtgctcgggaaatctcgagtaacgagtatattcgcttatcactactcaGGATCCAAGGGGTCAAAACAGTACAAAAAATGTATAATAAGTCATGGATGGCAGGTTTAAATGGAAACTAAACTTACACTGCGCGTTGTGAGAATTTTCTGGTGCCGATGGTGAGAGCAAGCAGTCATATAaccacaagtatgcgatatgcatgctcccagccacattccgactagacgtgtgaggccttgctcaatacaagtgaactgaGTAAGGCCGtgtacgtctagtcggaatgtagtCAGAGGCATACATattacatacttgcagtcacatgattgCTCGGTCTGGTTGCAGGGGTCACGTGGGTAAATGGCTAAACAAAATACCAGAAGGGAAGATCGGAGGCACCATCTTTTCCCAGGAATATGCTGCTTGACAACCCCATGTATAAAGATCCTGGATGTTAGACATCAGGTACCCAGCAGCCAGACAATACAGAAAGACTCGGGAGAATCTGCAGAGCAGTAGTCATGCCATGCCAGTCCCCAGCTCAGCTGCAGGGCACAGATGGGTGAACGCCCCATTTACTGCCCTGTATCGTGAAAGCTATAGATGTATATGGATACCTGTTCCTGCTGGCAGCACCAAAGGCCCCGAGGACAGGCTGGTCAGAGCGGCTGCTGCGATCGCCTCATCGAGCCTGGACAGAAAACAGATGTGTGATCAAGAGTCAAAGTCAACTTCTCACCCACTGGTAACAAGTAAAGGATATTTCTGTTCACAGACACAAAGCAGAGTTAGGGAGCAGGGAATGTAAACATTTCCCTGCAATAGATGTAGATTATTCCGGTGATTAAGGTGGAACAGTGCAAAAATGACCGTGCACGAGTGCAGCCCTCGTTCACCTGTGTTTAGGGACAGGAATAACGGAAGGTAATGTTGGTTGGATTCGGTTCTGCACAGGCTGAGACCCGGATGCTGTTGATTGGGGGTACGGCAGGCCTCCATGGAAACTGTCCTGGTACTGCCCAGATGGCGCGTTCTGCATCTTGCCAAAGTGAAAGGATGTTCTTACATTGTTGTAATACACGGATACCTGGAGATGAGAGATCATACATGGGTTATTCACTGGTCTGTGCCGCTGGCTTAATTTGGGGCGTATCAACCCTGGAATGTATCTCTCAAACAGTAATGTGAGAATGGAAAAGCGTAACTCTGGAAATGGGGAAGACAATGAAAAATGTCAACCATCTTATTTACACATCTGCTCTGCTGCCCTCTGGTGGCCACAAGTGGTTGTGACGAGTGGGTGGTTTGTACACTAAATTCACACCCTATACAGAGCATACAGGACCCTATACACAGCCGTACTACATCATGAACCCAAAAACTGAGAAGGAACGAAAAGTGCGTGGGGCAATTCTAAAAACCTGAATATAAACAACATGGTGATGTCTCATGATCTCATCTGTACGCCTGAGCCACCTTCTTAAAGAGAAAGTTGACCAACTCAATTTGGCCATCAAATGGGATCGCTGCATAATAAAAAGCTCCACAGTCTTCTTAAACACTTTGAGGTTAATATCACCATCTCTGATTGAGGTCAGTGAATGGGAAATGGACTCCTTTAAGTCTAGAGACTGAGAAGCTCCATAGACCTGGTATTTCTGATAGCTGAGAGTTTGtggcaatgtatcagtgcaggggaGATGCCTGCCCTGGAGCCCAGGCTCTCTGGCTCACAGGATTGTGTACACCAGATACAAttttaacaaaccctcagctgtgagacaaCGTCTGTACAGTGCTTTCAGCGTGTGTAGTCccattcactgactgcaagcagagattatGAGGCAGCCATGGAGCTGAAGCACACACATTAGCTGTGGAATGACGCCTCTGGGATACAGGATGTGGTGCGGCCGCTGCTCACGGATCCTGTCCTGGCTCCAGGTGGACAACAAGTGAAACACTAGGATCTGTCCCCCGGAGCTCACAAGCTAATCAGCCATTGGGACCACCAATGTGCCATAGAGGAGACAGAAATCTAAGGTGAACCCAGTGATGGCATCAGTCCTGCTGAGACCTGTAGTGCCACAAGAGAGGACACTTCTTGGTGTTTGGGGTAACTGGTGACAATGTTGTTGGTGGAGATCTCTTGTGGCACTACAGGTCTCAGCAGGACTGATGACATCAATGGGAAAATACATTGACGATGGAAGTGACGAGGAGGGAGGAATCTGCTGTGCAGATGGGGCGTGCGGTGATATAGGATGCTATCTCCAGTGATGCTAGGGGTCACTGCAAGGAGGGGTGTGTGTGGCCCCCCGGTGACACTGCGAGGAGGGGGTGTGGCTCCCAGGGACACTGCAAGCAGGGGTGTGTGGCCCCTAGTGACACTGCGAGAAGGGGGGTGGCCCCCAGTGACACTGCGAGAAGGGGGTGTGTGGCTCCCAGGTGACACTGCGAGGAGGGGGTGTGGCTCCCGGGGACACTGCAAGCAGGGGTGTGTGGCCCCTAGTGACACTGCGAGAAGGGGGTGTGTGGCTCCCAGGTGACACTGCGAGGAGGGGGTGTGGCTCCCGGGGACACTGCAAGCAGGGGTGTGTGGCCCCTAGTGACACTGCGAGAAGGGGGTGTGTGGCTCCCaggtgacactgcgaggcggggggCTGTGTGTGGCCCCCGGTGACACTACGAGGGGGGGCTGTGTGTGGCCCCCGGTGACACTACGAGGGGGGGCTGTGTGTGGCCCCCGGTGACACTACGAGGGGGGGCTGTGTGTGGCCCCCGGTGACACTACGAGGGGGGGCTGTGTGTGGCCCCCGGTGACACTACGAGGGGGGGCTGTGTGTGGCCCCCGGTGACACTACGAGGGGGGGCTGTGTGTGGCCCCCGGTGACACTACGAGGGGGGGCTGTGTGTGGCCCCCGGTGACACTACGAGGGGGGGCTGTGTGTGGCCCCCGGTGACACTACGAGGGGGGGCTGTGTGTGGCCCCCCGGTGACACTACgagggggggggctgtgtgtggccCCCCGGTGACACTACGAGGGGGGCTGTGTGTGGCCCCCGGTGACACTACGAGGGGGGGCTGTGTGTGGCCCCCGGTGACACTACGagggggtgggtgtgtgtgtgtggcccccgtTGACACTGCGAGGGGGGTGGGGGGTGGCCCCTGGTGATGCTGCGAGGAGGGGGTGTGTGGGCCCCGGTGTCACAGAGAAGGGGGTGTGTGTCCCCCGGCGACACTGTGAGGAGGGGGTGTGTGGGCCCCGATGTCACAGAGGAGGGTTTGTGTGGGCCCCGGCGTCACTGAGAGGATGGGGTGTGTCCCCCGGTGACACAGAGGAGGGGGTGTGTGGCCCGGTGTCACTGAGAGGAGGAGGTGTGTCCCCCGGCGTCACTGAGAGGAGGGGGGGTGTCCCCCGGCGACACTGAGAGGAGGGGGTGTGTCCCCCGGCGACACTGAGAGGAGGGGGTGTGTCCCCCGGCGACACTGAGAGGAGGGGGTGTGTCCCCCGGCGACACTGAGAGGAGGGGGTGTGTCCCCCGGCGACACTGAGAGGAGGGGGTGTGTCCCCCGGCGACACTGAGAGGAGGGGGTGTGTCCCCCGGCGACACTGAGAGGAGGGGGTGTGTCCCCCGGCGACACTGAGAGGAGGGGGTGTGTCCCCCGGCGACACTGAGAGGAGGGGGTGTGTCCCCCGGCGACACTGAGAGGAGGGGGTGTGTCCCCCGGCGACACTGAGAGGAGGGGTTGTGTCCCCCGGCGACACTGAGAGGAGGGGGTGTGTCCCCCGGCGACACTGAGAGGAGGGGGTGTGTCCCCCGGCGACACTGAGAGGAGGGGGTGTGTGGCCCTGGTGTCACTGAGAGGAGGGGGTGTGTGGGCCCCGGTGTCACAGAGGAGGGTTTGTGTGGGCCCCGGCGTCACTGAGAGGAGGGGGTGTGTGGGCCGCGGCGTCACTGAGCTGAGAGGAGGGGTGTGTGGCCCTGGCGTCGCTGAGAGGAGGGGGTGTGTGGGCCCCGGTGTCACTGCTGTGAGGAGGGGGTGTGTGGGCCCCGGTGTCACTGCTGTGAGGAGGGGGTGTGTGGGCCCCGGTGTCACTGCTGTGAGGAGGGGGTGTGTGGGCCCCGGTGTCACTGAGAGGAGGGGGTGTGTGGGCCCCGGCGTCACTGAGAGGAGGGGGTGTGTGGGCCCCGGCGTCACTGAGAGGGGGTGTGTGGGCCCCGGCGTCACTGAGAGGAGGGGGTGTGTGGGCTCCGGCGTCACTGAGAGGAGGGGGTGTGTGGGCCCCGGCGTCACTGAGAGGAGGGGGTGTGTGGGCCCCCGCGTCACTGAGAGGAGGGGGTGTGTGGGCCCCGGCGTCACTGAGAGGAGGGGGTGTGTGGGCCCCGGCGTCACTGAGAGGAGGGGGTGTGTGGGCTCCGGCGTCACTGAGAGGAGGGGGTGTGTGGGCCCCGGTGTCACTGAGAGGAGGGGGTGTGTGGGCCCCGGCGTCACTGAGAGGAGGGGGTGTGTGGGCCCCGGCGTCACTGAGAGGAGGGGGTGTGTGGGCCCCGGTGTCACTGAGAGGAGGGGGTGTGTGGGC contains:
- the SLC2A4RG gene encoding SLC2A4 regulator; this translates as MAALSTGGFDRAGGSTGVPLRLHQPVNPAARIEETSQNLGAGAERAEVSVYYNNVRTSFHFGKMQNAPSGQYQDSFHGGLPYPQSTASGSQPVQNRIQPTLPSVIPVPKHRLDEAIAAAALTSLSSGPLVLPAGTGCQSEQCMGNAINSSSSSSSNSCELYMSIPSTPSPPLQAAPSLACADAGLEDSDTTHFLFGEPVPRKRKNSGRLMFRCLWKNCEKVLSTSAAIQKHIRTEHLGPRAEPEHNDGEEDFYYTEMDVNVDTLTDGLSSLTPTSPTTIGPPAPFLCAGSLGAANNIDLPLVSPLSLSAPSTLCHVHSDHAYQAPSPVSVSFTSKVNFTWQSPPPLLIKAPPVRPTLNISEKRPQILTAPPNIKQVPGTRKPRGEAKKCRKVYGMERKDMWCTACRWKKACQRFID